The stretch of DNA TCAAATCTCTTTGATAACAAGGAGATTGATCTGGATGAGCGCTCGACAATATGTGCTAACGCCTTGGAagaaacaagaggaaaagagctTGAACTTGCTACTGATGCTGTTATAAGCCACACCTTGCAGGTTCTTGTAGAAGGCTGTGAGTTGGATCAGTTATGCACCTTCCTCCGCAATTGCATCGGGTCCTTTCCAGTAATTGCCATGGATAAAAATGGGTCACATGTTGCAGAAGCAGCTCTCAAGTCACTTGCAACACATCTCGAAGATGAGACCTCCAGGATCATGATAGAAGAGATACTGAACAAGATATGCAAGGTACTCCTTTTTTATGGGCAATATATTTTCTTGCGATAGAGCTTGTGTTTGAGTCGTTGTTTCAGGTTATTGCTGCAGATGCTGCCAATGTGATGTCCAGCTGCTATGGGTCACATGTTCTTCGCACTTTGCTTTGTCTTTGTAAGGGTGTCCCGTTAGAGTCACTGCAGGACTTCCACACGACTAAGAGATCTGCTGTTCTAGCTGAGCGGTTGAGTTGTGGTACAAATCAATCTGGTGGACATGGTCCAAAGAATTTTGAAAATGGTTTCTCAGACATGTTTAAGTCTTTTGTCAGAGAGATGTTGCATAATGCAAAGGCTGACATTGCAAACTTACGAGTTGACAAGAACAGTAGCCTTGTTTTACAGGTTAGTGTTTACATTACACAGAATATAGTTCTGAATTTTCCTTACTGGGTAGATCTTAACATATCATTCTGCAGACTGCACTGAAACTATCCTCCGGTGATGATAATGAGTTGCATCATATAATATCAATACTTCTTGGTTATGATGACGATGATACTGTAGAGAAGAGAGATTACAGTGAAAGAAAGGAGGAAATTGTGGCATTACTTGAAGAAAGTGCTTATAGCCATCTCCTAGAGGTATTCTTTTGAGATTTCTCATATAATGCTTGCTTGAACAATTGTTGTCTGCATCATTATTTTCTTTCTAGCCTTCTGTTTTATGTTCTTTGTGTAGTGTAACTTGAATAACTAGGGAGTGGTGGCCAAATCCTGATCATGGTGCGATTTGGCATGTAGAATAATACTCATTAGATGATAATGCCTTGCAGGTCATTGTGGAGGTTGCCCCAGAGGAATTGCGCAATGGTATGCTTGTAGGTGCTCTTAGGGGTGCATTATTTGCAATCTCATCTCACCACTGTGGCAATTATGTTGTGCAAGCTTTGATATCATCAGCGAAAACCTCAGATCAGGTATACAGACTTGTGCAACTAGAAACCTAACCGAATGTTTTTTCAGCAAACTAATCTTCTATGCTGATGTAAATGATATATTCACTATTCACATTGCACTGAGACATTGAGTTTTTTCATTAATTTGTAAATCATTGTTCATGTTGAAAAATTGTAAGACATTAAAACATATCTGCTTGCTTGGATATTATGACTGGTTAATATTAGTTCTTGACTGTTGATActgaaaatgcaacatgcaCCCTTCGAACATGTAGCTGAGTGTAACATGCATTTGCTGACTGGGTACAATCTCTTGTCCGCAATTACCCCTTTTTGCAACTATCTGTTCTACAATTTCTTGATGTACTACTTATGGAGGGGATAGATGAAATTATGTACTGAATGTGATTTTTGGTTTGAATAATTTCCTCTACTTGTTTACATTTCTTATTCCTATTTGCCTATTGGATAATATTTACCAATCTGAGATTTTCTTTATTTCATCTTGATAATACCTTTTTCCCCTCAGATGAATCAAATATGGGAGGAACTTGGTCCAAAAATTAAGGAATTGCTCGAGCTAGGAAAAACAGGGGTTGTAGCTTCCATCTTAGCAGCATGCCAGCGGCTTGAAACTTATCGCCTTGAGGTCTTCATTTATGAAATTTTGGATTTTACATAATTATTCAAGAACTGGTTCTCACTATGTCTAATTTCTCTTGGTTATGAACTGCAGAGTTCTCAAGCTCTTTCTGCGGCATTAAGTTCAGATTCTGAGTCTCCTGATAGCATTGTTGCACATGTACTGTTTCTTGAGAACTACCTACGGGAGAGATCTTATTGGCAATGGCCTCGTGGTACAAAGATGAGTGTCCTGGGTTGCTTGATGCTGCAATCGATTTTCCAATATCCACATGTATGTCAAAGTTGTGCCATTCTTTTTAAACCCCATTCCTCATCACTTCAGTGCCACATGGCAGCAATAAATCTCCAGTTTATAGTGGCTGGTGCTGACTGCTCATTGTTCACCTATTTTTTAATTGTTTCTCTTTTGGCTCATTTTCTACTTCACTTTCCTCCCTAGCTTTTGGCCTATATGTTGCTGTAACAATGTCATCTTTCAATCATCAGTTTGACTGTTTTTCTAACCTTGTTATTCTTAAGAGTGTAGTTGCTACTTTATTTCTTGAACAATTATATAGCAATATGTGACCTAGTAATCTATTGTTTTTGGCTTTTATCTCTCTGACATCTTAACCAAATTGTTACCATCCTTAACCTAACATTATTGCATGGCCTAGGTGTCTAAAACCTTACTCCTGCATTCCTTTGCTACAGCAATATATACGACCATATGTTGCAAGCTTGCTGGCTATGGAAGATGATCAGGTCCTCCAAATTTCCAAGGATTCAGGAGGTAGCCGTGTTCTTGAGGCTTTTCTAGGTTCAAGTGCCACAGTAAAGCGAAAATTTAAAGTATTTGGAAAGTAAGCCTAAACACccccatcaattcagaaactgtTTCATAATTTTCCTAAAGTGTGTTAAGATAATAGTGATCAACTtcatatgatttattatgcattgcATAACATGTGCATATTTCACTAGTTAAGTAATTGTGTTGACGTGCACGAATAGTGctgttatatttattttcactttTCTGCAGCAATCATGTAGGGACAGTAAAACTATAAAAGGTTTGGTTGAATTCTCTGTTCAAGTAGGCTAGGATAAAAAAGGAAGTTGTTTTCATGAAGCTCAAATGTGCTCTGTGCAAATCACGTAGCCTATGCGAAATATCATTTTAagccaaatatttttttttcatcgaATGCTATCATACTATGCCTAAATATCAGTTTAAGCCAAATATTATTTTCAGCAGATGCTACCATAACCTGATCAAAACTTCAAGGCTGTACTTCTGGAAGGCATACCAAaacatatttgaaaaaattcgACTAACAAAATCTTTTATACACACGGCCAGTAGATGAATTGTCTTTTTTGTTATGTGTTTTCTGTATGAGCTGCTATGAATGGAAGTCTGCAACAGTATGGTACCCTGGGAAGCCTACTTTTTTGTTATGTGTTTTCTGTATGAGCTGCTATGAATGGAAGTCTGCAACAGTATGGTACCCTGGGAAGGGAATAAGCAGACAAGTAGGCTGCATTTAGGGTGTGACAATCAAGGCCATCATGACTTAGGTCATTAGGTTAATGTGGAACTTAAAAGTGGCTAGAAAAAAAGTTGGTGTGCTGAACTACAATCTTCCCAACAGTGTGCCATTTTGTACAAGCAGTGTGGCTAATTTATTTGTGCTGTGTTAGATATTTAGTACATTCCTGGCTCCGGCTCTGTAACTGTAGAGCTACTGGCAGAGCCAGAGGAGCCAATAAAATACAGTTTTGGGTGCTTCTCCTGTCCCCCTGGCCAATATGCAAGTAGCCGGAGCTTTTTCTCCCTGGCACTACAGTATTGCACCGTTCCACACACTGATCGTAGCTGAAGCCAAGCGTGCGGAGCCCCACCAAACGGGGCCTAATTTTTACCTGAAGTCCTTGTTTGCTATTTGTTAAGCTAAAATACCTTGGCATCTGAGTCTGACAGAGTGAATAATTTCATTGCTTTAATCCGTTTCACTGCTGATGAACAGCTGTTTTTGACAGTGTATTGAAGGAAAAGCCAGACTTATTTTGTTTTCTAGACTAGTCTTCTTTTTTACCAGTATGTACTATCTGGCAGGTTGCAAGGTCATTATGGAGAGATTGCTATGAATCCTTCTGGCTCATTCTTAGTAGAGAAGTGCTTTACTGCCAGTAATTTTTCACATAAGGAGGCTATAGTAGCAGAGCTGCTGGCTGTGCAATCCGAACTATCCAAAACAAGACACGGGTTCCACTTGCTAAAGAAGCTGGACGTTGATAGGTAAGTCTAATATTCAATG from Panicum virgatum strain AP13 chromosome 9K, P.virgatum_v5, whole genome shotgun sequence encodes:
- the LOC120651178 gene encoding pumilio homolog 23-like yields the protein MLGIPGNTQESLQLRPCFIDGGPDDSSLKKRGRKDKGEKPRKGGHGSRKGPSPGKPQHGKVKKQKRSDDGKKGKGRGKDRSGSSVVMNPGDLKNQDALPSSNTSKPVQNVLRKRVDPETAKYFMEISNLFDNKEIDLDERSTICANALEETRGKELELATDAVISHTLQVLVEGCELDQLCTFLRNCIGSFPVIAMDKNGSHVAEAALKSLATHLEDETSRIMIEEILNKICKVIAADAANVMSSCYGSHVLRTLLCLCKGVPLESLQDFHTTKRSAVLAERLSCGTNQSGGHGPKNFENGFSDMFKSFVREMLHNAKADIANLRVDKNSSLVLQTALKLSSGDDNELHHIISILLGYDDDDTVEKRDYSERKEEIVALLEESAYSHLLEVIVEVAPEELRNGMLVGALRGALFAISSHHCGNYVVQALISSAKTSDQMNQIWEELGPKIKELLELGKTGVVASILAACQRLETYRLESSQALSAALSSDSESPDSIVAHVLFLENYLRERSYWQWPRGTKMSVLGCLMLQSIFQYPHQYIRPYVASLLAMEDDQVLQISKDSGGSRVLEAFLGSSATVKRKFKVFGKLQGHYGEIAMNPSGSFLVEKCFTASNFSHKEAIVAELLAVQSELSKTRHGFHLLKKLDVDRYARRPEQWRASQTSKETTHRQFEVEFGSNSKPVAQNFKEKVPSQSSMKKRKQKSDKSTEDAGNNKPDFTQNGNSKRPKSAKATSEKESSSKKLASHGTSMAFLKDSGKRKSPGFLSDKPSLKKQKHQRPTSRKPDGKRFVQGSSASMLFVKNTGKPKQSIAELAGLAGKEKLSASEIRKLLKPEMPGKS